In Arthrobacter alpinus, a single window of DNA contains:
- a CDS encoding TOBE domain-containing protein, translated as MTLIRVSEAARFLGVSDDTVRRWLDNGTLQGQKDKQGKLVIDGIELAALAKSQSSLPQDPTRVGSSARNRFVGLVTNVIMDKVMAQVELQCGPFRVVSLMSSEAVRDLKLEPGSVATAVVKSTNVIIEVPNSGKDS; from the coding sequence ATGACACTCATTCGCGTTTCCGAGGCGGCCCGTTTTCTCGGCGTCAGTGACGATACCGTCAGGCGGTGGCTGGATAACGGCACCCTCCAAGGCCAAAAAGACAAGCAGGGCAAGCTGGTCATCGACGGGATTGAACTGGCGGCCCTGGCCAAGTCGCAGTCCTCGCTGCCCCAGGACCCCACGCGAGTGGGCAGTTCCGCGCGGAACCGCTTTGTTGGTCTCGTGACCAACGTGATCATGGACAAGGTCATGGCCCAGGTGGAACTGCAATGCGGCCCCTTCCGCGTCGTCTCACTCATGAGCAGTGAGGCGGTGCGAGATTTGAAGCTGGAGCCCGGCTCGGTTGCCACGGCCGTGGTCAAGTCCACGAACGTGATCATTGAAGTACCGAACAGTGGGAAGGACTCATGA
- a CDS encoding NAD-dependent epimerase/dehydratase family protein, which produces MVMGPRVLFIGGTGIISTAAVARAVALGFTVTVLNRAASSVRPVPSGVELVIADIRDTAAVAAALGARTFDVVADFITFAPDQARAAVDLFRDRTRQYVFISTASAYQKPPARLPITESTPLRNPFWKYSQDKISCEEVFTAAYRDEGFPVMVVRPSSTYDHTRLPLLFGWTDVHRMREGLPVVVHGDGTTPWTLTHAVDFAVGFVGLFGLPVAGEAFTITSDDVLSWDSVYRHVAAAAGVTDPMLVHVASDRIAAVAPDFGPGLLGDKSHPAIFDNTRIKSLVPSFGTRIRFSDAIVETLAWHDRHPESCVVNSEHMAFSQRLAEL; this is translated from the coding sequence ATGGTGATGGGCCCCAGGGTCCTGTTCATTGGTGGCACAGGCATCATCAGCACAGCAGCCGTGGCCCGGGCCGTGGCCTTGGGGTTCACCGTCACTGTGCTCAATCGTGCGGCGAGCTCGGTGCGTCCGGTACCGTCCGGCGTCGAGCTTGTCATTGCCGATATCAGGGACACCGCAGCCGTGGCCGCGGCCTTGGGTGCACGGACCTTTGATGTTGTTGCCGACTTCATAACCTTTGCACCGGATCAGGCCCGGGCAGCTGTGGATCTGTTCCGCGACAGGACCAGGCAGTACGTGTTCATCAGCACCGCCTCGGCCTATCAGAAGCCGCCTGCCCGGTTGCCCATCACAGAGTCCACGCCGTTGCGCAACCCGTTTTGGAAGTACTCGCAGGACAAGATCTCCTGTGAGGAAGTCTTTACGGCCGCTTACCGAGACGAGGGCTTCCCCGTCATGGTGGTCCGGCCCTCCTCCACCTACGACCACACACGGTTGCCGCTGCTTTTTGGCTGGACCGATGTGCACCGCATGCGCGAAGGCCTGCCGGTGGTGGTGCATGGGGATGGCACCACACCGTGGACCCTGACGCACGCAGTCGATTTCGCTGTTGGTTTCGTGGGGTTGTTCGGACTCCCCGTGGCGGGTGAGGCCTTCACGATCACCTCCGACGACGTCCTGTCCTGGGATTCCGTGTACCGTCACGTGGCGGCAGCGGCGGGTGTCACCGATCCGATGCTGGTGCATGTGGCCAGCGATCGCATTGCTGCGGTTGCCCCGGATTTCGGTCCGGGACTGCTTGGCGACAAATCCCACCCCGCGATCTTCGACAACACCCGAATCAAGTCCCTGGTGCCATCCTTTGGCACTCGGATCCGTTTCTCGGACGCCATCGTAGAAACTCTTGCGTGGCACGATCGCCATCCTGAATCCTGCGTGGTGAATTCGGAGCACATGGCTTTTTCTCAACGGTTGGCTGAACTGTAG
- a CDS encoding aldo/keto reductase produces MKYTQLGRSGLSVSTLCLGTMNFGPHTEEAHAHQIMDQAHEAGLNFFDTANAYGGNDRRGWTEEIIGRWNAQGGGRRERTVLATKVYGNMTNWPNDSKLSALNIRRSLDASLKRLQTDYIDLYQFHHVDRNTPWDEIWQAVDVAVAQGKILYAGSSNFAGWHIASAQESAARRPSMGLVSEQSIYNLMERSVEREVIPAAQHYGLGLLPWSPLHGGLLGGVLQKQNDGVRRVEGRAAEALAASHDAIAAFEAFAADLGHAPADVALAWLLHQPAVTAPIIGPRTAAQLDAGLRALEVSLDAEALATLDKIFPGPKTAPEDYAW; encoded by the coding sequence ATGAAGTACACGCAATTGGGCCGTAGCGGCCTGTCCGTTTCCACCTTGTGCCTTGGCACCATGAACTTTGGTCCCCACACGGAGGAAGCCCACGCGCACCAGATCATGGACCAGGCTCACGAGGCAGGGCTGAACTTTTTTGACACCGCCAACGCCTACGGCGGCAATGACCGTCGCGGCTGGACCGAGGAGATCATCGGCCGGTGGAATGCCCAGGGCGGAGGGCGGAGGGAGCGGACGGTGCTGGCCACCAAGGTGTACGGCAACATGACGAACTGGCCCAACGATTCCAAGTTGTCGGCACTAAACATCCGCCGATCCCTGGACGCGAGCCTGAAGAGGCTGCAAACGGACTACATTGATCTGTACCAATTCCACCATGTTGACCGGAACACGCCGTGGGATGAGATTTGGCAGGCAGTGGATGTTGCTGTCGCGCAGGGCAAGATCCTCTACGCGGGCAGCTCCAACTTTGCCGGATGGCATATCGCCTCCGCACAGGAATCCGCCGCGCGCCGCCCCAGCATGGGCCTGGTCAGCGAACAGTCCATCTACAACTTGATGGAGCGCAGCGTGGAACGTGAGGTCATTCCGGCCGCCCAACATTACGGCCTGGGACTGCTGCCATGGTCGCCCCTGCACGGAGGCCTGCTGGGCGGGGTTTTGCAAAAGCAGAACGACGGCGTCCGCCGGGTTGAGGGCCGTGCCGCCGAGGCGCTGGCCGCCTCCCATGACGCGATTGCCGCCTTTGAGGCGTTCGCGGCAGACCTGGGCCATGCTCCGGCAGACGTGGCGCTGGCGTGGTTGTTGCACCAGCCTGCCGTCACCGCACCCATCATTGGACCGCGCACCGCAGCCCAGCTCGATGCCGGGCTGCGAGCGCTCGAGGTTTCCCTTGACGCTGAAGCGCTGGCCACACTCGATAAGATCTTCCCCGGCCCCAAGACAGCACCTGAGGACTACGCATGGTGA
- a CDS encoding helix-turn-helix transcriptional regulator: MGQSIEFGSFLSAMRARLQPDPAAALTTRRVPGLRREEVARLAGVSTDYYTRLEQGRNIAPSRQVLSSVARALELNDSESAHMFALLENCGGKVNNPPSVQRVRASMRQLLEAVGEVPAVVLGRRTDVLACNRMASLLFADFPAMAREQRNYTRWIMLDPAARVLFRDWHSAASDAVATLRADIGRHPGDPAATALVGELAVNSEDFRQWWARHTVARKASGTLALRHSVVGDLALDFEHLLLPDDPDQHLRIYTAKNGSPSQDALKLLSAWAGSPENSPVSNPSKGITSP; encoded by the coding sequence ATGGGTCAGAGCATAGAATTCGGCAGTTTCCTTTCGGCCATGAGAGCCCGGTTGCAGCCGGATCCCGCGGCAGCGCTGACAACCCGGCGAGTTCCGGGGTTGCGCCGCGAAGAGGTCGCCAGGCTGGCGGGCGTCTCCACCGATTACTACACACGCTTGGAGCAGGGCCGTAACATTGCGCCCTCTCGCCAGGTCCTGAGCTCGGTGGCCCGCGCACTTGAACTCAACGACTCCGAATCTGCGCATATGTTCGCCCTGCTGGAAAACTGCGGCGGCAAAGTCAACAACCCGCCGTCCGTGCAGCGCGTGCGTGCTTCCATGCGGCAGCTCCTCGAAGCGGTGGGCGAGGTGCCCGCCGTCGTACTGGGCAGGCGGACCGATGTCCTGGCCTGTAACCGCATGGCCAGCCTGCTCTTTGCTGACTTCCCGGCCATGGCCCGAGAACAAAGAAACTACACACGCTGGATCATGCTTGATCCTGCTGCGCGCGTCCTATTTCGCGATTGGCACAGCGCAGCAAGCGATGCCGTGGCCACCTTGCGTGCAGACATTGGCCGGCACCCGGGCGATCCTGCGGCAACGGCGCTGGTGGGCGAACTAGCCGTCAATAGCGAGGATTTTCGCCAGTGGTGGGCGCGGCACACCGTGGCCCGGAAGGCATCGGGCACGCTGGCGCTGCGTCACAGCGTGGTTGGTGACCTGGCGCTCGACTTTGAGCATCTGCTGCTCCCCGACGATCCTGACCAACATCTGCGCATCTACACGGCAAAGAACGGTTCACCCTCTCAGGATGCGCTCAAGCTTCTCTCAGCTTGGGCCGGCAGTCCCGAAAACTCACCGGTATCCAACCCATCCAAAGGAATCACATCGCCATGA
- a CDS encoding aldo/keto reductase codes for MTDSSTPAVVVPELTLNNGVTIPQLGFGVFQIPPEETRVAVGQALAAGYRHIDTAAAYRNESGVGAAIAESGLPREDLFITTKLRNGEQSSPRAAFEASRKALGIDWIDLYLIHWPVPSLGLFTQAWKELESLYAQGLVRAIGVSNFLPDHLDELLATSTVVPAVNQIEAHPTFQQRALAQKSRNHGIAVQAYSPLGQGKDLDGGVLTELAQVHGATPAQIVLAWHLGLGNIVIPKTVTPARMAENLAAARIQLSDAELALVSELETGERIGADPAVAAFTQM; via the coding sequence ATGACTGATTCGAGTACCCCGGCAGTGGTTGTTCCGGAGCTGACCTTAAACAATGGCGTCACCATCCCGCAGCTGGGATTTGGGGTCTTCCAGATTCCGCCGGAAGAAACTCGGGTGGCCGTTGGGCAGGCCTTGGCTGCGGGCTACCGTCATATCGATACGGCTGCGGCTTACCGTAACGAATCCGGCGTGGGTGCGGCCATTGCCGAATCCGGGCTGCCCCGTGAGGACCTTTTCATCACCACCAAACTTCGCAACGGTGAGCAGAGCAGCCCCCGCGCGGCTTTCGAGGCCAGCCGCAAGGCGCTGGGCATTGACTGGATTGACTTGTACCTGATCCACTGGCCGGTCCCATCTCTTGGCCTGTTCACTCAGGCATGGAAGGAACTTGAATCCCTGTACGCCCAGGGTCTGGTGCGCGCCATTGGTGTCTCCAACTTCCTGCCGGATCACTTGGATGAACTGTTGGCCACCTCCACGGTGGTTCCTGCCGTGAACCAGATCGAAGCCCATCCCACCTTCCAACAGCGCGCGTTGGCACAGAAATCCCGCAACCATGGGATTGCCGTGCAGGCGTACAGCCCGCTGGGCCAGGGCAAGGACTTGGACGGTGGAGTCCTGACCGAGCTGGCGCAGGTCCACGGTGCCACACCAGCCCAGATCGTTCTGGCCTGGCACCTGGGGCTGGGAAACATTGTCATCCCGAAGACCGTGACGCCCGCGCGCATGGCCGAAAACTTGGCGGCGGCTCGAATTCAGCTCAGCGACGCCGAGCTGGCACTGGTCTCCGAACTGGAAACGGGTGAACGCATTGGCGCCGATCCCGCCGTCGCGGCTTTTACCCAGATGTAG
- a CDS encoding PspA/IM30 family protein: protein MAKQSIFGRIAQLAKANINALLDQAEDPQKMLDQMVRDYKANITEAQGAVAQTIGNLRMLEDDYNEDIKASQDWGSKALAASRKADEFRAAGDAADAQKFDNLAKVALQRQITAENEARAAEPNIAAQNDVVEKLKTGLGQMEGKLNELANKRNELIARSKTAAAQTQVHDALKSIDIMDPTSEVSRFEEKIRREEAKVRGQNELAASSLDAQFNSLEDLGEQTEVEARLAALKSGGTPAPAAITAPASVDEADFDKL, encoded by the coding sequence ATGGCAAAGCAGTCAATTTTCGGCCGGATCGCACAGTTGGCCAAGGCCAACATCAATGCGTTGTTGGATCAGGCCGAGGACCCGCAGAAGATGCTTGACCAGATGGTTCGTGACTACAAGGCCAACATCACCGAGGCGCAGGGCGCTGTGGCCCAAACCATTGGCAACCTCCGCATGCTCGAGGATGACTACAACGAGGACATCAAGGCGTCCCAGGATTGGGGTTCAAAGGCACTTGCTGCGAGCCGCAAGGCCGATGAATTCCGCGCTGCCGGCGACGCCGCCGATGCGCAGAAGTTTGACAACCTCGCCAAGGTGGCCCTGCAGCGTCAGATTACGGCAGAGAACGAGGCTCGCGCCGCCGAGCCCAACATCGCCGCCCAGAACGATGTTGTGGAGAAGCTCAAGACCGGCCTGGGCCAGATGGAAGGCAAGCTCAACGAGCTGGCCAACAAGCGCAATGAACTGATCGCCCGCTCCAAGACGGCTGCTGCGCAGACTCAGGTTCACGATGCACTCAAGAGCATCGACATCATGGACCCCACGAGCGAGGTCAGCCGTTTCGAAGAGAAGATCCGTCGCGAAGAAGCCAAGGTGCGCGGGCAGAATGAACTTGCCGCCTCCAGCCTTGACGCCCAGTTCAACTCCCTTGAGGATCTGGGCGAGCAGACCGAGGTTGAGGCACGTCTTGCGGCCTTGAAGTCGGGCGGCACCCCGGCCCCAGCAGCCATCACGGCTCCGGCGAGCGTGGATGAAGCAGACTTTGACAAGCTGTAA